The following proteins come from a genomic window of Candidatus Palauibacter soopunensis:
- the lpxB gene encoding lipid-A-disaccharide synthase, with the protein MTPRPRPAVFISAGESSGDHHGAAVAREIRRKLPEARLFGIGGREMDAAGVSRIAGLDELSVMGGTEVLRRLPGFLRLERRIRRLFVTEDVRLFLPIDYPGLNLRLARSARRQGRRVLYYIAPQVWAWREGRARKLRRDCDRVLTVLPFEAALLARYGVRTDFVGHPLLDATHAPDGGVGARPTTGSGVAMGGRPSDSGRVIGLFPGSREQEVRCMLPVFAEAARELAGRHRDLDFIIARPPHLPESLYAEAGFPTAGAREATTRSWAALTKSGTITLELALAGVPMVVGYRMGRVEWAIGRRLVRVPSIVLVNLVAEAPVVPEFLQDGLTAEGAAAALETLLHEEAPARREMLRGFEVVRERLGHPGCATRVARHAIELLTNPDSERCPGTPC; encoded by the coding sequence CTGACCCCACGTCCACGACCGGCGGTCTTCATCTCCGCCGGCGAATCCTCGGGAGACCACCACGGCGCGGCGGTCGCGCGGGAGATCCGCCGGAAGCTGCCCGAGGCGAGGCTGTTCGGCATCGGCGGGCGCGAGATGGACGCGGCCGGCGTGTCGAGGATCGCCGGGCTGGACGAGTTGTCCGTCATGGGCGGGACGGAGGTGCTGCGGCGTCTGCCGGGCTTCCTTCGACTGGAGCGCAGGATCCGGCGCCTCTTCGTGACGGAGGATGTCCGGCTGTTTCTTCCGATCGACTACCCGGGACTGAATCTGCGGCTTGCCCGAAGCGCGCGGCGGCAGGGACGTCGGGTCCTCTACTACATCGCGCCTCAGGTATGGGCCTGGCGTGAGGGCCGGGCCAGGAAACTGCGACGCGATTGCGACCGCGTCCTCACCGTGCTCCCGTTCGAAGCGGCGCTGCTCGCACGATACGGCGTGCGCACGGACTTCGTCGGGCATCCCCTGCTCGACGCGACGCACGCTCCCGACGGTGGTGTGGGGGCCCGCCCGACGACCGGGTCCGGCGTGGCGATGGGGGGCCGCCCATCCGATTCGGGGAGGGTGATCGGACTCTTCCCGGGATCACGGGAGCAGGAGGTCCGGTGCATGCTTCCTGTCTTCGCGGAGGCGGCGCGGGAACTCGCGGGGCGGCACCGGGATCTCGATTTCATCATCGCGCGCCCACCGCACCTTCCGGAATCCCTCTATGCCGAAGCGGGATTCCCGACCGCCGGCGCGCGTGAGGCCACGACGCGGTCCTGGGCTGCCCTCACGAAGTCCGGCACGATCACCCTCGAACTCGCGCTCGCGGGGGTGCCGATGGTCGTGGGCTACCGCATGGGCAGGGTGGAGTGGGCCATCGGCCGTCGGCTCGTGCGCGTGCCGTCCATCGTGCTCGTCAATCTCGTAGCCGAGGCCCCGGTCGTGCCGGAGTTCCTTCAGGATGGGCTGACGGCCGAGGGGGCGGCGGCAGCGCTCGAGACGCTCCTCCACGAAGAGGCGCCGGCCCGGCGCGAGATGTTGCGCGGCTTCGAGGTCGTTCGCGAGCGGCTCGGCCACCCCGGCTGCGCGACGCGCGTGGCGAGGCACGCGATCGAGCTTCTGACCAACCCCGATTCCGAGCGTTGCCCCGGCACGCCGTGCTGA